From Aegilops tauschii subsp. strangulata cultivar AL8/78 chromosome 5, Aet v6.0, whole genome shotgun sequence:
aaaaaaacaaatAACATAAAAGCGACTCAAACCTCATTAATGTAACATAAAAGCAACTTACACCCCAAGAATATAGCATACAAGTTATCATTCAATAGAACTAAAAACAAAGGCACCATTCAACAGTATGAAATGTTTTAGACAACTCAAACCATTAGTAACAGCCACAATTCTaactaaacataaccaaaaatgGACGCTTTGAAGCTGAAAGTTGTTCCCACACACAATCACTAGGACTTCTATTTCTATCTTCTCTTGGCGATACTTGATAACTTTAGCCTGTTCTAGCTTTGCAAATGATCCAACATCTGGCCAATGCCCTGCACATTGAGGTACATAAAAGTTATTAACAATCCTGGCATTTATTTCATTAAAAAAAATATTCAAGAGTAGAAATATATTACTATGTATTCCCTTCCTTGGGCCATCTCAATTTCAGACGCAATTGCATGAGTGCTTATAGCCTCAAGGTAATCATTTCTGAAATCGTTACATATCCCAACCAGATGACCATTGTCATTAACAACGGGTGCCCCAAGCGACGACGATTCGAGCGTAGAGCAATTATGCTGGAAAGTCGGGCCACTGACTCCCCTGGTCAAAAGGAAAACAGATATTGATTAGCACTGAAATGAATAAGATACCTGACAGTCACATTAACAGATAAAAAAAAATCCAAAGTAGTAACTTCGTGACTTACATTACTGTACCAGAAGTGAGCAGCATCTGTTCCGGACTGAAGAGATGGACGCGCTGGCGCTTTGCAATGACACTTCGACATAAAGGAACTGCCCTCATGAGTTGTGTGTTGTACCCACCAGGGTTGGGACAGCGGATCCCAGCAATACCTTCAGTCAAATGTATCTGCGGTCTAGTAAGTTCCAGCTTTGTTCCCTCAAGACAGTCAATCAGGAGCTTCAATTGACCTTCTCCATGAAAAGAAGCAGGATCCGCCACAACATACATAAAGTAGGGTTGTAGAACAATAATAGTACCCATAACAAAAATCCCtttatcatttttattttttcctaCTGATGCTTTTTTGGGTGGCTTGATGTTGATCAAAACCATGCTATCTTTGATCTGATCGTGGAGCCGTGCTTGCAGCTGTACGTGATAGTAAAGGAAATTTAGCTAGAAAGATGAGCAGCAGAATAGCTAACTAAATCGGGAACCCGCGTGGCAACTCACTGGTGCCATCTCGGGGTGGTGCAGCGCGGATCCAGACGGGGACGCGGGAGGGGCGGAGCTGCAAGTGAGAGAGCAGGTTGGATGAGGAGCAGGTAACAGAAATCGCAATTGTCGAATAGGATGTGACTTATATCATCTGGACAAACTTGAGAGAGAACAAGCCGGGCCTCACCTTCACGGCCTGGACGAGTAGCAGGACCGGCGGCGCCCTGAAGGAGGGTACGGTCGGCGACGGCTGGGGAGGGATGTCGGCAACGACAGACCTGAGGAGGAACTAGGTCAACGATGGATCTGAGGAAGGGTGATGGACGCCGCCGACACAGTTTGGACAGGCGGCGCCCCAAACCCTAACCGGCCTGTAGCGACGATTGTCGACTGCGAAGGGGATAGCGGCAGGATCGGGGCCTTAGGGGTCTTTTTTTATGAGAAGAAGAGAGGTGTGAGGGAAATCGGATGGGGGACAGGTTTTCCCCGCGTTATAACTCGCCCGTAGGGGCGACAACAAGCAGCCGGCCCATTTGCGCGCTTAGCTCGCTACGCGCTGTACGTTGATCTGCTTCGGTTTTCTTGGAggttttttctgttttattttatttagtgTTTCACCGGTCTGTTTTTATTTATTATGCTCTGGCTTTCTTTGTTTTCTCATTTATTTTTTCCTTTATTTCGTTATAGTCtggttttattttctttcttccaTGGTTTTCTTCGTTTATTCAGTTTTTTTTGCTGTTTTTCGGTTtttatcatttttatttttttcaactCGTGCCTACATTTCCTAAGTACACACTTTACAATTTCATAGCACACATAAAAAAAAATCTGATACATGTTTGGCATTTTGCAAATACATATTTTTAACACTTTTTTATTACATggtaatatttttcaaatacaagttgTGCATTTTTTTATGGAGATGCACATTTCTTTAAACTATGCAAACATTTTTTACAttacatgatcatttttcaaaatgtcacgaacattttttgaaacatgTGATGATTTCTTTCAATTGTCACATACTTTTTTTAATGAAACAAACATTTTTTAACCTACGCGGACATTTTATTGACATTGTGtataacatttttttaaaatgcGGGAATATTGACATGAAATGTCACATGCATTTTTTTTCATGGTATGAAATATTATTTACTTTACGCAGATATTTTCTATATTGTATACACATTTAAAAATCATACTTTTTTTTGAAACTCGGAAACATTTTTTCATTGTCCTAAAACTACGCTAACAAAAAAAATTACAGTATGTTCACATTTTTTTTCACATTTGTAGTTTGAATTTTCTTAAGTAAATTTAAGTTTTGAAATATATGCATTtaaaatatatatttttacaTCTAAACACACTGCTTTATTGATCTAAAATGCTCATAGGGATACAATGCAAATCTGGAGGGTTTTAAAGCCACAGATGGCGCCCTGGTCCAGACCGAAAACGGGTTTAGTAAGGCTATGCGCCTCATGACTTGATGCGCGACCTTCAAAGATGAAGagtgtgttggggaacgttgtatgaaaaacaaaaaaaattctacgcacacgcaagatctattcATAGAGATGCATAGGTACGACTGGGGAGAGcaacccttgtagatcgctaagcggaagcgtttatcacgtggttgatatagtcgtactcttcgcgatctgatcacgatccaaccaatctagtgtcgaacggacgacacctctgagtttagcacacgtgcggctcgatgacgtctccttcttgatccagcaagcgggagaggagaagtagatgggatcacaaccaacaggatgcatggtggtgatggtggtggtggagcaccGACAGCGATTCGCTAAGCGTCGCCGGGACGAGGCGGTGGAACTACGGAGTAATGGGAAAGAAAGGGGCGCCAAGGGCTTGGTGTGTactcttggggtgccccctcccctctatatataggtgaAGGGGTGTGGGAAACAGCCCCTCCAAGCCTAGGGCGCAGTTAAGGGGGAGAGGACTTGGATTCCAAGTTcaatcctattcctactaggactccttccttttttgccttccctagccacatgggcttttgaggacttggtACGCCTAGCCCAGTAAGGCTAGGGCGCCTCCCCGCGGCCCATTGATGGCTCGTGTccacgtcagtatttccccaaagaggaagggatgatgtagcacagctacagtaggtatttccctcagttatgagaccaaggttatcgaaccagtaggagaaccacgcaacactatgtaaacggtaacTGCAcacaagaacaaatacttgcaacccggcgcgtaagaggggttgtcaatccctctcgggtaaaagatagattggtttgtattattttggataaatagatctagtggtaaaacaaaataaaataaataacaaaaaattgcagcaaggtatttttgggtttttggaataatagatctaaaaataaaagtggcaaataatagatcataaagcaaatatgataaagaatagacccgagGCCCGTAGATTTCacaagtggcttctctcaaaaaaATAGCATACAACGGGTAagcaaattactgttgggcaattgatagaacttcaaataactatgacgatatccaggcaatgatcaatatatatgcatcacgtccaagattagtagaccgactcctgcctatatctactactattagtccacgcatcgaccgctatccagcatgcagctagtgattaagttcatggagaaattgagtaatgcaataagaacgatgacatgatgtagacaagatctattcatgtaggaatagaccccatcttgttatccttaatagcaacgatcaatacgtgtcttgctgccccttctttCACTGGGAAACAACACCGCACGACCGAACCCATCACgaggcacctcttcccatggcaagaaaaatcgatctagttggcctgactaaaccaaatattcgaagaagaaatacgaggctataataagtaatcatgcatataagagatcaaaattcaaataactttcatggataaaatagatctgaccataaactcaaacttcatcggatcccaacaaacacaccgtaaaaaaagttacatcaaatagatctccaagagaccattgtattgagaatcaaaaaagagagaggaagccatctagctactgcctacggacccgtaggtctacaatgaactactcacgcatcatcggagaggcaccaatgaggatgatgaacccctccgtgatggtgtctagattggatctggtggttctggaacttcggcggctggaattgtgtttcgtcgtctcccctagggtttttggattttcggggtatttatagagcaaagaggctgtgcgggaggcggccgaggtgggcacaacccaccagggcatgcctgggcccccaggcgcgtccaggtgggttgtgctcccctcgaagcccccctctggtatttctttggcccaacaggtgtctactggtccagaaaaattctctAAAAAGTTTCTCTGCGTTTGGACCCCATTTGGTaatgatattctgcgaagtaaaaaacaagcaaaaaacagcaactggcactgggcaatatgtcaataggttagtcccaaaaaatgatataaaattgctataaaatgattgtaaaacatccaacaatgataatataacaacatggaaccggcacaaattatagatacgttggagacatatcacccaTGCTAGCCCTTGGGTCGTGGTGGACCCACTTGTGGACTTCCGGACCCCTCCTGAATCCTtcggaaccttctggaagctttctggtacaataccgaaaaaactgcATCTTTTTcggaacccaaaatatgacttaccatatataaatctttacctctcaaccattccgagactcctcgtgatgtctgagatctcatccgggactccgaacaacatttggttaccactcatcaaatatcccaatactactctagcgtcaacgAACGAACGTTAAGTGTGTGCAGGGGCGAACCCAAGATCGAATTTTGGAGGGGGCAAAGATGTGTTAAATGGTGAAAATTTCTTTGTTAAATGGGGGCAAATCAGTATTTAGCCTGGCATATTACAAAGACACTGAAAATTTAGTGGGGGCAGCTGCCCCCATTGCTTGTACACTAGATCCGCCCCTGAGCGTgcgaccctgcgggttcgggagttatgtagtcatgaccgagacacctctccggtcaataaccaatagcgggacccggatgcccatattgattcctacatattccatgaagatcttttatcggttgaacctttatgacaacatatgtaattccctttgtctgtcggtatgttacttgtccgagattcgatcatcggtatctttatacctagttcaatctcgttactggcaagtctctttactcgttccataatacatcatctcggaactaactccttagtcactttgcttgcaagcttcttgtgatgttgtattaccgagaggacccagagatacctctccgatacatggagtgaaaatcccaatctcgatccatgccaactcaacagacacctttggagatacctgtagagcatctttataatcacccagttatgtcatgatgtttgatagcacacaaggtattcctttggagtccgggagttgcatgatctcatggtcgaagaaacatgtatttgacattaagaaagttgtagcaataaactgaacgatcatatgctatgctaacgattgggtcttgtccatcacatcattctcctaataatgtgaccTTGTTAtgaagtgacaacacatgtctatggttagtaaaCCTTAACCATcactttgatcaacgagctagtctagtagaggctcactagggacacgtgaTTTGtttacgtattcacacatgtatttaagtttccggtcaatacaactctagcatgaataataaaccttttatcatggataaggaaatataatagtaacaactttattattgcctctagggcatatttccatcaatctcccacttgcgctagagtcaataatctagttcacatcgccatgtgattaacacccatagttcacatcgccatgtgactaaaacccaaagagtttactagagtcaataatctagttcacatcgccatgtgattaacacccaatgagttctcaggtgtgatcatgttttgcttgtgagagaggtttagtcaacgggtctgccatattcagatacgtatatattttgcaaatttctatgtctacaatgctctacatagagctactctagctaattgctcccactttcaatacgtatccagattgagactcagattcatctagatcggtgtcaaagcttgcatcgacgtaaactctttacgacgaactctttattacctcctgatacgtctccaacgtatctataattttttattgttccatgttgttatattatcaatcttggatgttttataataattttatagtcattttatatcattttttggtactaacctattgacatggtgccaagtgccagttgctgtttcaacatgttttttacatcgtaggaaatcaataccaaacagagtccaaatgcaatgaaactttacggagattttttatggaccagaagacacccaatgggccaaggctgcgcctggggggtgctccgaggggagcacaacccaccaggcgcgccaggaggcccaggcgcgccctggtgggttgtgcccacttcgggtgccccccggaccgcctcttgctataaataccacaatattccagaaaccctaggggagtcgacaaaaatcaattccagccaccgcagagtccagaaccaccagatccaatctagacaccatcacggaggggttcaccacttccattggtgcctctccgatgatgtgtgagtagttctttatagaccttcaggtccgtagttagtagctagatggcttcctctctctcgctgaattctcaatacaatggtctcttggagatccatatgatgtaactctttttgcggtgtgtttgttgggatcagatgaactttgagtttatgatcagatctatctttttatatccatgaaagttatttgagtttctttgatctcttatatgaatgattgcttatagcctcgtatttcttctccgatatttgggttttggttggccaacttgatctatttatcttgcaatgggaagaggtgctttgtagtgggttcgatcttacggtgtgTGATCCTAGTGACataaggggaaccgacacgtatgtatcgttgctactaaggataaaacgatggggtctatctctacatagataaatcttgtctacatcatgccatcgttcttattgcattattccgtttttccatgaacttaatacactagatgcatgctggatagcggtcgatgtgtggagtaatagtagtagatgcagacaggagtcggtctactaatcttggacgtgatgcctatgtaatgctcattgcctggatatcgtcatgattatttgaagttctatcaattgcccaacagtaatttgtttacccaccgtttgctatttttctcgagagaagccactagtgaaacctatggcccccgggtctctttctcatattatttggctttgcgatctacttttcctttgctttttttcagatctattaaaccaaaaatacaaaaataccttgctgtgttttattcttattttttttatttggcgttcgatctatcaatctattacaactttctcccatccatgtgccaatttctggcgccgttacccgaaagggattgacaacccctttaacacgtcgggttttATTAACAGCCACtctcgattagcatgaaaccgaagaacttttgtaaatcactaaattacctcaatgggatatgaatgtccccaacaataagcatttcatatttctttttgacaatatgtaaaggtatttgaaaactcccaatagtgattgtcggagatttttcaataacatcaataccattcacttggaattgtttcttcggaaagtgcactgtatgctcattaccatttatatgaaaagtgaccttgcttatattgcaatcaataacagcccctgcagtgttCAAGAGGGGTCTACCAAGGAAAATCAACATGTTGTCGttctcgggcatctcaagtataacaaagtcagtcaaaaaatagtaacattagcaacaacaacgagcacatcctcacagataccgataggtatggcagttgatttgtcagccatttgcaaaggtatttcagtaggtgtgagtttattcaagtcaagtcttttatataaagataaaggcataacactaacaccagctcctaaatcacacaaagcagttttcacttaaattctttttgatagagcaaggtatagttggtattcccggatctccaagttttttaggtacaccatctttgaaagtataattagaaagcatagtggagatttcagcttctggtatttttctcttattagtgctgatgtctttcatgtactttgcataaggaggcattttcaagataacaatcaagcgagtacgcaaaaagactggcctcaacatttcagcaaagcgttcaaattcttcatcatctttatttttagttgacttgggtggaaaaggcataggtttttgaacccacggttctctttctttaccgtgttttctagccacaaagtcacttttatcataccttttatacttaggttgtgggttatcaagatcaacaggtggttctatctcaacataaTTATCTGGTTCGTTTTCATTGTTTGGCTGAgcatcttcatgaacctcatcattatctttttcatcaCTAGGttagtgttcattaccagattgagtttcaacatcagagatagaagtttcattatcattatcaggaggtttctctacttcaggttcactagaaacatgcaaagtcctatcatttttcttcttgtttttctttttagaaggactaggtgcactagtgttatttctttgtgggtcttgttcaattctttttgggtgtccctcaggataaagtggttcttgagtcattttacctcctctagttgcaactgtAACAACAAAgtgtatattattattcatttcatcaagcaattctctttgagatttagcaacttgttctaactgagtttgaaccatagaagaatgatttccaacacctctaacatcatttgagattctaaataacaattcactcaagcgagcaatcatatcagaattgtatttcaattggtccataacatttgcattgaagtgatcttgttttctaatatagttttcaaactcataaaggcattggctagggtgcatattgtgaggattgtcattatcattgaacttcattagagaatttacctctaccaccttaggcagtggtggtgtattaagcgcatgtatttcttcaataggaggtaaaattttaacatcctcagctttaatatctttttccttcatagatttctttgcctcttgcatatcttcgggactgagatataatattcccctcttcttcggagtgtgggcggtggttcaggaagagtccaatcatcataatttttcaatatgttattcaataattcttcaacTTACCCAGtagtttgttccctgaaaacacaaccagcacaactatctaggaagtccctagaagcatcggttagtccattatagaagatatcaagtatttcatttttcttaagaggatgatcaggcaaagcattaggcaaagcctcccccaagcttgtgggagagtctcttctttagtttgaaaaaagttaaatatttcctctAAAGCAGCTTgcttcttatgagcagggaaatatttttcagagtagtaataaatcatatcctagggactacgcacacaaccaggagcaagagtattgtaccaagctttagcatcaccctttaataagaaaggaaataatttgagaataaagtaatagcgagtttctcatcatgagtaaaaagggtggctatgtcattcaacttagtaagatgtgccacagcagtttcagtttcataaccatggaaaggatcagattcaaccaaagtaattaactctgggtcgacagagaattcataatccttatctaCAATAAAGAtcggtgaagtagcaaacttaggatcatatatcattctagcattcagagatttttctttatacttgcataataatttctctagatcatctctatccttacaagcaagaatatctctagttgtctcctcattcataacataactgTCGGAtttggggttccggcaaaacccttgaggttcgaactctagggtgcacacgaagatctctcctccccctagcccacgccctcaccgcgatctcaaggctcagcacgtcgaactcacagaacaagagacacaaggtttatactggttcgggccaccgatgtggtgtaataccctactccagtgtgtgtggtggattgcctctcgggctgaggatgaacaggtacaagggaagaacagcctcctgaggagaggtgctcttgtgcttggtgagcttgtgtggatgaggatgatctgaatggtcCGAGATCCGTTTCCTCTcccctattgtggtggctagtcctatttatagaggccctggtcctctccccaaatatcgagcgggaagggatccaacaacggccaaattcgaagggggacaaccagtacaagttatcctgactaaaggtggtcttcgcctgccaaaggctctggtggtgacgccatcttgggctccacggtgacctccgtcctgtcgtcctgctggtcttggtcttgttgcaccgatatggaaaccttggcttgatgcctcgggactcctcgcctacgcctgcctctttagcaccaaagatgaaacgaggacactgcgcacgctggcgcccgcctggccttggtcgtcatggcttgcgtcagaGAGACCTTGCGAGGTACTCCTcaccttgatctctccacccctcgcgagctagcctggtgaggccgcccccgaggaggtcttgcatcgtccgcctcaccaggcttggcccctcgcgagggtcttgattgcttgctggtgaagatgggccatacggggctgctggtggagccacgccgtgggccgcaggcaggcaagtctggggacccccgttcccaggacgccgacagtagccaccgggcccaaggcgcgctcggacttggcttcgacgcgaaaccaaggggcaagtgcgaagcgccgcgggccccaacagcctgcgacctcggttgacgcgtggcgattgatgggacgcgGGTGTCTCctcttccccacgctgcctcggcaactacctgacttgacgagtccctgatACATGCAgaaaaaaccatcattacctgtgatcgtgcgggtcgccggttggccttctcctgctataaatgtggaggggggcggagcccccgtcgctcatctcttcctgctccgctcgcttcttcCCCCTCGCTTCATTGCTAGCAGCGATACTCATGGTGCCGATACGGAGGTTCTCGGCTGCAGAGAAGGGAAAAACCCCCCACGAAGAGCcggggccgcttccgccgaagaagaggccggccCACCGCCGCGACGTAGTCGTGAGGCTgaggtgtcgaggccttggtgcgagcgac
This genomic window contains:
- the LOC109766286 gene encoding uncharacterized protein, which gives rise to MAPLQARLHDQIKDSMVLINIKPPKKASVGKNKNDKGIFVMGTIIVLQPYFMYVVADPASFHGEGQLKLLIDCLEGTKLELTRPQIHLTEGIAGIRCPNPGGYNTQLMRAVPLCRSVIAKRQRVHLFSPEQMLLTSGTVMGVSGPTFQHNCSTLESSSLGAPVVNDNGHLVGICNDFRNDYLEAISTHAIASEIEMAQGREYIGIGQMLDHLQS